In Triticum aestivum cultivar Chinese Spring chromosome 5B, IWGSC CS RefSeq v2.1, whole genome shotgun sequence, the following proteins share a genomic window:
- the LOC123113074 gene encoding probable purine permease 5 isoform X1 encodes MEKDGGDGLRHHAIRLPLTVAAMEGSDSEITSNGGPSLSLRQKASSIMASSAAAYRSKPASFWALLALSGGAMLTAFPAASLLSRLYYNGGGQSKWILSWSAVAGWPIPALLLLPCYLFSDASPTWPPSPWLCFWYALLGLLSAADNLMYAWAYAYLPASTASLVAASSLAFSAVFGRLIVGQKNRIGLSTLNAIVVITAGVVIIALDSGSDRYPGVTGRQYALGFALDVAGSALHGLIFALSELVFDKYLSNGGDGAAATRFHVVLEQQAAVSLSAFAFTSAGLAATDGFAAMRREAAGFTTAGGGTAGYAMVVGWSAATFQLGVLGATGVVYLGSTVLAGVLNAVRVPLTSVAAVVWFHDPMSGFKILSLVITVWGFGSYMVGHSSAKKSARERNVSSQQQHRRPNQIRS; translated from the exons ATGGAGAAGGACGGCGGCGATGGCCTCCGCCACCACGCCATCCGGCTCCCGCTCACAG TTGCAGCAATGGAGGGCTCGGACTCGGAGATCACCAGCAACGGAGGACCAAGCCTCTCGCTGCGCCAGAAAGCGTCTTCGATCATGGCCTCCTCCGCGGCGGCATACCGCAGCAAGCCCGCCTCCTTCTGGGCGCTCCTCGCGCTCAGCGGCGGCGCGATGCTCACGGCGTTCCCGGCGGCGAGCCTGCTCTCGCGGCTCTACTACAACGGCGGCGGCCAGAGCAAGTGGATCCTCTCGTGGTCCGCCGTGGCCGGCTGGCCCATCCCGGCGCTGCTCCTGCTCCCCTGCTACCTCTTCAGCGACGCGTCGCCGACGTGGCCGCCGTCACCGTGGCTCTGCTTTTGGTACGCCCTGCTTGGCCTGCTCAGCGCCGCCGACAACCTCATGTACGCCTGGGCCTACGCGTACCTGCCGGCGTCCACGGCGTCCCTCGTCGCCGCGTCGTCGCTCGCCTTCTCCGCCGTGTTCGGCCGCCTCATCGTGGGGCAGAAGAACAGGATAGGCCTGTCCACGCTGAACGCCATCGTGGTGATCACCGCCGGCGTGGTGATCATCGCGCTGGACTCGGGGTCCGACCGGTACCCGGGGGTCACGGGCCGGCAGTACGCGCTCGGGTTCGCGCTGGACGTGGCCGGGTCGGCGCTCCACGGCCTCATCTTCGCGCTCTCGGAGCTCGTCTTCGACAAGTACCTCAGCAACGGCGGAGACGGTGCCGCCGCGACCCGCTTCCACGTGGTGCTGGAGCAGCAGGCGGCGGTGTCGCTGAGCGCGTTCGCGTTCACGTCGGCGGGGCTGGCGGCCACCGACGGGTTCGCGGCGATGCGGCGGGAGGCCGCGGGGTTCACAACCGCAGGGGGAGGGACGGCGGGGTACGCGATGGTGGTGGGGTGGTCGGCGGCGACGTTCCAGTTGGGGGTGCTGGGGGCGACGGGGGTGGTGTACCTGGGCTCGACGGTGCTGGCCGGCGTGCTGAACGCGGTGAGGGTGCCGCTGACGAGCGTGGCGGCGGTGGTGTGGTTCCACGACCCCATGAGCGGCTTCAAGATCCTGTCGCTGGTGATCACCGTGTGGGGGTTCGGGTCCTACATGGTCGGTCACTCGTCGGCGAAGAAGTCGGCCAGAGAGAGGAATGTTTCGTCTCAACAACAACATAGGCGGCCAAATCAAATTAGGAGCTGA
- the LOC123113074 gene encoding probable purine permease 5 isoform X2 — protein sequence MEKDGGDGLRHHAIRLPLTAMEGSDSEITSNGGPSLSLRQKASSIMASSAAAYRSKPASFWALLALSGGAMLTAFPAASLLSRLYYNGGGQSKWILSWSAVAGWPIPALLLLPCYLFSDASPTWPPSPWLCFWYALLGLLSAADNLMYAWAYAYLPASTASLVAASSLAFSAVFGRLIVGQKNRIGLSTLNAIVVITAGVVIIALDSGSDRYPGVTGRQYALGFALDVAGSALHGLIFALSELVFDKYLSNGGDGAAATRFHVVLEQQAAVSLSAFAFTSAGLAATDGFAAMRREAAGFTTAGGGTAGYAMVVGWSAATFQLGVLGATGVVYLGSTVLAGVLNAVRVPLTSVAAVVWFHDPMSGFKILSLVITVWGFGSYMVGHSSAKKSARERNVSSQQQHRRPNQIRS from the exons ATGGAGAAGGACGGCGGCGATGGCCTCCGCCACCACGCCATCCGGCTCCCGCTCACAG CAATGGAGGGCTCGGACTCGGAGATCACCAGCAACGGAGGACCAAGCCTCTCGCTGCGCCAGAAAGCGTCTTCGATCATGGCCTCCTCCGCGGCGGCATACCGCAGCAAGCCCGCCTCCTTCTGGGCGCTCCTCGCGCTCAGCGGCGGCGCGATGCTCACGGCGTTCCCGGCGGCGAGCCTGCTCTCGCGGCTCTACTACAACGGCGGCGGCCAGAGCAAGTGGATCCTCTCGTGGTCCGCCGTGGCCGGCTGGCCCATCCCGGCGCTGCTCCTGCTCCCCTGCTACCTCTTCAGCGACGCGTCGCCGACGTGGCCGCCGTCACCGTGGCTCTGCTTTTGGTACGCCCTGCTTGGCCTGCTCAGCGCCGCCGACAACCTCATGTACGCCTGGGCCTACGCGTACCTGCCGGCGTCCACGGCGTCCCTCGTCGCCGCGTCGTCGCTCGCCTTCTCCGCCGTGTTCGGCCGCCTCATCGTGGGGCAGAAGAACAGGATAGGCCTGTCCACGCTGAACGCCATCGTGGTGATCACCGCCGGCGTGGTGATCATCGCGCTGGACTCGGGGTCCGACCGGTACCCGGGGGTCACGGGCCGGCAGTACGCGCTCGGGTTCGCGCTGGACGTGGCCGGGTCGGCGCTCCACGGCCTCATCTTCGCGCTCTCGGAGCTCGTCTTCGACAAGTACCTCAGCAACGGCGGAGACGGTGCCGCCGCGACCCGCTTCCACGTGGTGCTGGAGCAGCAGGCGGCGGTGTCGCTGAGCGCGTTCGCGTTCACGTCGGCGGGGCTGGCGGCCACCGACGGGTTCGCGGCGATGCGGCGGGAGGCCGCGGGGTTCACAACCGCAGGGGGAGGGACGGCGGGGTACGCGATGGTGGTGGGGTGGTCGGCGGCGACGTTCCAGTTGGGGGTGCTGGGGGCGACGGGGGTGGTGTACCTGGGCTCGACGGTGCTGGCCGGCGTGCTGAACGCGGTGAGGGTGCCGCTGACGAGCGTGGCGGCGGTGGTGTGGTTCCACGACCCCATGAGCGGCTTCAAGATCCTGTCGCTGGTGATCACCGTGTGGGGGTTCGGGTCCTACATGGTCGGTCACTCGTCGGCGAAGAAGTCGGCCAGAGAGAGGAATGTTTCGTCTCAACAACAACATAGGCGGCCAAATCAAATTAGGAGCTGA